One genomic region from Leptospira montravelensis encodes:
- a CDS encoding PAS domain-containing sensor histidine kinase: MGLELTDQRLINTILSQSVHAIVISDLEGNLEYVNPAFLSLWGYHHAEEIIGKNSLRFTDDIDKTKLILAEILTHSQWKGELRAKRKDGSTFDIAVTAYSFQDKQGNTTHLLASFSDLTKTKELEQYIKEREIYFSQILDSITDLVFCKDKNFKVTYVNKACADFYGVNKQELIGIQDVHYNEKEYTKAYHAEDQKVFETGNTSYVRREPNIGFNGETRILETVKNPIRDALGNIQEIVGVSRDITETLTLEDRLQLVIELTSDYIYTAKITNGEVIAEWSSKELTTTSGYSIEEIGKLGGWFNIILKEDLTNLAERMTKILKGETGVVEYRIRTKSGKIKWLRDYTRPILNEEGKITSIIGAAKDITIEKETELKYLSSSQRYQAAMKSALEAIYFLAASKNKDGDIIDFIISDLNEKATEQLGMKKEELIGKGICQLFPVNRENGFFEKYKKVAETKIPLEEEFQIPGNYVAPGYYYHQVIPTNDGIVIQNRDISDRKRMEELLLRTNRLAKVGSFDYDLTKKQITLSKVATEILVQQTNHLDGVDLSFFGTETFKTIINQKETHCIKTKDNFDLECIIRAGSGNEFWIRIIATPKFIENTCIGFYGAIQNIQDQKLIQESLFEKETLLLTKNKELESLVQITKKQNERLKEYTYITSHNLRAPIANLISLTSMLKESPSNTELLGLIESSSYQLDQIIRNLNELLNIEKDTRELPKSEILIKESIDTQLLLLKNGSNREIEFKSNLPEGMKLLGFHAYFDSIVNNILSNSIKYSNPNQVCKISISYEETKEMIKIAITDNGPGIDIHRHGHKLFNMNFRLRQDIEGKGMGLFLAKHQIEAMNGSIEVESELGNGCTFFLTFPKTLL; encoded by the coding sequence ATGGGGTTAGAACTTACAGACCAAAGACTAATCAATACTATTTTATCACAATCGGTTCATGCCATAGTAATATCCGATTTAGAAGGAAATTTAGAGTATGTTAACCCAGCCTTTCTTTCCCTCTGGGGTTACCATCATGCTGAAGAAATTATAGGTAAAAATTCCCTTAGGTTCACAGATGATATAGACAAAACAAAACTTATTCTAGCAGAAATACTAACTCATTCCCAATGGAAAGGCGAATTACGCGCCAAAAGAAAAGATGGTTCTACCTTTGATATCGCAGTAACCGCTTATAGTTTCCAGGACAAACAAGGAAATACAACTCATCTACTAGCTAGCTTTTCAGACTTAACCAAAACAAAAGAATTAGAACAATATATAAAAGAACGAGAAATTTACTTTTCACAAATTTTAGATTCGATCACCGATTTAGTTTTTTGTAAGGATAAAAATTTTAAAGTCACATATGTCAACAAGGCTTGTGCAGATTTTTACGGAGTAAACAAACAAGAATTAATTGGGATTCAAGATGTTCACTACAACGAAAAAGAATACACAAAGGCATACCATGCCGAAGACCAAAAGGTTTTTGAAACCGGAAACACAAGTTATGTAAGAAGAGAACCAAATATCGGATTTAATGGTGAAACTAGAATATTAGAAACCGTAAAAAACCCAATCCGAGATGCTCTAGGAAACATCCAGGAAATTGTCGGAGTATCAAGGGACATTACAGAAACCCTAACCCTAGAGGATCGTTTACAACTAGTAATAGAATTAACCTCAGACTATATTTATACAGCTAAAATTACCAATGGCGAAGTCATAGCGGAATGGAGTTCTAAAGAACTGACAACAACATCTGGATATTCCATTGAAGAAATTGGAAAGTTAGGTGGTTGGTTTAACATCATCCTTAAAGAAGACTTAACAAATTTAGCAGAACGAATGACTAAAATTTTAAAAGGAGAAACGGGTGTGGTAGAATACCGTATCCGAACCAAGTCAGGAAAAATCAAATGGTTGCGTGACTACACTCGCCCCATCCTAAACGAAGAAGGAAAAATCACATCGATCATCGGTGCTGCAAAAGACATCACTATCGAAAAAGAAACCGAATTAAAATACTTATCCAGTAGCCAACGATACCAAGCAGCAATGAAATCTGCATTAGAGGCTATTTACTTTTTGGCCGCTTCAAAAAATAAAGATGGAGATATCATAGATTTTATTATTTCTGATTTAAACGAAAAAGCAACAGAACAACTTGGAATGAAAAAGGAGGAACTTATCGGAAAAGGAATTTGCCAACTTTTTCCTGTAAACCGCGAAAACGGATTCTTTGAAAAATATAAAAAAGTTGCTGAAACTAAAATTCCATTAGAAGAAGAATTTCAAATTCCAGGAAATTATGTAGCACCTGGCTATTATTATCACCAAGTCATACCAACTAACGATGGCATTGTGATCCAAAACAGAGATATCTCTGATAGAAAACGAATGGAGGAACTACTGCTCCGAACCAACCGTTTGGCAAAAGTAGGAAGTTTTGATTATGATTTAACCAAAAAACAAATCACACTTTCAAAAGTGGCTACAGAAATTTTAGTCCAACAAACAAATCATCTAGATGGAGTGGATTTAAGTTTTTTCGGAACTGAAACATTCAAAACCATCATCAACCAAAAAGAAACTCATTGTATCAAAACAAAAGATAATTTTGATTTAGAGTGTATCATTCGAGCTGGATCAGGAAATGAATTTTGGATACGGATCATTGCCACTCCTAAATTTATAGAAAATACATGTATTGGTTTCTACGGAGCCATTCAAAATATCCAAGACCAAAAACTCATCCAAGAATCGCTTTTTGAAAAAGAAACTTTACTTTTAACTAAAAATAAAGAACTTGAATCCTTGGTTCAAATTACCAAAAAACAAAATGAGAGACTAAAAGAATATACTTATATCACTTCGCATAACTTACGTGCTCCCATTGCCAATTTAATTAGCCTTACATCCATGTTAAAAGAAAGTCCATCCAATACAGAATTATTGGGTCTCATTGAATCTTCATCTTATCAATTGGATCAAATCATTCGCAATCTGAACGAACTTTTAAATATTGAAAAAGATACGCGCGAACTTCCCAAATCAGAAATTTTAATTAAAGAGAGTATCGATACTCAACTTTTACTTTTAAAAAATGGCTCCAATCGCGAAATAGAATTCAAAAGTAATCTACCAGAAGGAATGAAACTTTTAGGGTTCCACGCCTATTTCGATAGCATCGTAAATAACATTTTATCCAATTCGATCAAATATTCAAATCCAAATCAAGTTTGTAAAATTTCCATTTCCTATGAAGAAACAAAAGAAATGATAAAAATTGCAATCACTGATAATGGCCCGGGAATCGATATCCATCGACACGGCCATAAATTATTCAACATGAACTTCCGATTGCGACAAGACATCGAAGGCAAAGGTATGGGATTATTCCTTGCCAAACATCAAATTGAAGCCATGAACGGTTCCATTGAAGTGGAAAGCGAACTTGGGAATGGTTGTACTTTCTTTTTAACTTTTCCCAAAACTTTACTTTGA
- a CDS encoding patatin-like phospholipase family protein, which translates to MGKKRALVLSGGGARGAYQAGVLRYLEEIHWKPDIICGTSVGAINACAIGSGMDSGKLSELWLKLNQRNIMRYSIWNMLKGLFRRRYYPLVETYPLKKFIHENLDFPKLNESKTKVIISAVNILTSELKFFENPNLRIEHMLASSAIPMIFPWQMIDGEPYWDGGVMANTPILPALTHEASEIVVVLLSPVGGVQMMDVPETKDEALERLFELYLLGSYRSVEQGLEYRKTVMKGLTPVENFLLGLRTQFKNAKISVIAPKRMLGLVSILNFKKEQAELLLRHGYEDAKEFFELNPSSK; encoded by the coding sequence ATGGGAAAAAAAAGAGCTCTCGTTTTGTCTGGTGGAGGTGCAAGAGGTGCTTACCAGGCAGGTGTTTTGCGGTATTTAGAAGAAATCCATTGGAAACCAGACATCATTTGCGGTACCTCTGTTGGTGCCATCAATGCTTGTGCCATTGGTTCCGGAATGGATTCTGGTAAATTGTCTGAGTTATGGCTTAAACTCAACCAAAGAAATATTATGCGTTATTCCATTTGGAATATGTTAAAAGGTTTGTTTCGAAGGAGATATTATCCATTAGTAGAGACCTATCCCTTAAAAAAATTCATCCATGAGAACTTAGATTTTCCTAAGTTAAATGAATCTAAAACTAAAGTTATTATATCTGCAGTGAATATTTTAACATCAGAACTAAAGTTTTTCGAAAATCCAAATTTAAGAATTGAACATATGTTAGCTTCCTCTGCCATCCCAATGATTTTTCCTTGGCAGATGATAGATGGAGAGCCTTATTGGGATGGGGGAGTTATGGCAAACACTCCAATCCTACCTGCGCTCACACATGAAGCTTCGGAAATTGTGGTTGTCCTACTTTCTCCTGTAGGAGGAGTGCAAATGATGGATGTACCGGAAACTAAAGATGAGGCTTTGGAAAGATTGTTCGAACTTTATTTACTTGGTTCTTATAGAAGCGTAGAACAAGGATTAGAATATAGGAAAACGGTTATGAAAGGGTTGACTCCTGTTGAAAACTTTTTATTGGGGTTAAGGACACAGTTTAAAAATGCAAAAATTTCTGTGATCGCACCCAAACGAATGTTAGGACTAGTGAGTATTCTTAATTTTAAAAAAGAGCAGGCTGAGCTACTACTTAGGCATGGCTATGAAGATGCTAAAGAATTTTTCGAATTGAATCCTAGTTCAAAGTAA
- a CDS encoding C40 family peptidase — MAQNPILGLVFLCFLLFGSATSIFSQNLDLLVESVYNKQESLLVRNEIRKRLGDRANDPAIKEIVKSLRVWAAFELMPPEEFAEDVERFVILKDYGFQWEDTEELIPYFITAKPTKKDIPYLGKFFKEMNLSKVSEDSILEILRVAKSKHWSGASVLLAGRLVVLSQKKVTNSMTTIKSLESVLPKQFETLSDAKKTKFLKDWYAAFPNTFEEKQWEIVTSDTIQLSSKTIAKESFQSSERRTEIIWNEQGEWVTKERPKLDPNLIFLEEQMTSPSANTASDNDKRKLVDPIGRQWIGTPYLYGGYSRRGVDCSGLTKSILTDPKIGMNEKIIPRSARDQSQIGKSVSRDNQQIGNLVFFSASPNTSKITHVGMVLDNSNFIHASTSRGVVIQSLNEKWWKERYVTGRDVFAVGK, encoded by the coding sequence ATGGCTCAGAATCCTATCTTAGGTTTGGTTTTTCTTTGTTTTTTATTATTTGGTTCGGCAACTTCAATATTTTCGCAAAACTTGGATTTGTTGGTAGAATCAGTTTACAATAAACAAGAATCATTACTAGTTCGTAATGAAATTCGTAAACGTTTGGGTGACCGTGCAAATGATCCAGCCATCAAAGAAATTGTAAAATCTCTTCGAGTTTGGGCAGCATTTGAATTGATGCCACCAGAGGAGTTTGCCGAGGATGTAGAACGATTTGTCATCTTAAAAGATTATGGGTTTCAGTGGGAAGATACAGAAGAATTAATTCCCTATTTTATCACAGCTAAACCAACAAAAAAAGACATTCCTTACTTGGGAAAATTCTTTAAGGAAATGAATCTTTCAAAAGTTTCAGAAGATTCAATTCTCGAAATTTTACGAGTTGCCAAATCCAAACATTGGAGTGGTGCTTCAGTTCTTTTGGCTGGTCGATTGGTTGTTTTATCTCAAAAAAAAGTAACAAATTCAATGACAACTATCAAAAGTTTGGAGTCAGTCCTTCCCAAACAATTTGAAACTTTAAGTGATGCAAAAAAAACAAAGTTTCTTAAGGACTGGTATGCGGCATTTCCAAATACATTTGAGGAAAAACAGTGGGAAATTGTTACATCTGATACCATTCAATTAAGTTCTAAAACAATAGCGAAGGAATCTTTTCAATCCTCAGAAAGACGAACAGAAATTATATGGAATGAACAAGGGGAATGGGTTACCAAAGAACGTCCCAAATTAGATCCTAATCTTATCTTTTTAGAAGAACAAATGACAAGTCCTTCAGCAAATACTGCCAGTGATAATGATAAACGTAAGTTAGTTGATCCTATAGGTCGTCAGTGGATCGGCACTCCTTACCTGTATGGTGGTTATTCGAGAAGAGGGGTTGACTGTTCTGGACTGACAAAATCAATACTCACAGATCCAAAAATTGGTATGAACGAAAAAATAATTCCTCGTTCTGCCAGAGACCAATCACAGATTGGGAAGTCTGTTTCAAGGGATAATCAACAGATAGGAAATTTAGTATTTTTCTCTGCATCACCAAACACTAGTAAAATTACACACGTGGGAATGGTTTTAGACAATAGTAACTTTATTCATGCTTCCACAAGTAGGGGAGTGGTCATACAATCTTTAAACGAAAAATGGTGGAAAGAAAGGTATGTGACAGGCAGAGATGTTTTTGCAGTGGGAAAATAA
- a CDS encoding patatin-like phospholipase family protein: MKRIRLPKNPSLAQYLTLADLFKNLPHTVLREMKDNTVREFLAGGEVLFEENSEGNDLYILAAGKLRFEKRGADGSIRDVGEFKRLDIIGELSLFTGEKRSATVKAIRDSELIRVPRDVALSILLKYPESLLQITKIIADRLANAKKESKGFVSLPRTYSILSALPKNVLDEIIHNLGLVFLRYGSFCVVDETVFLDRTSELQALDEKDREPWIIRFFSQMEAEYDFVFYLLEDKTEFSTWAERALRQSDSILFIKEATADPNCIKLESLLDKKQIKDRNQILVLLQPNPVDVVPGTIKHLQKRKFQSHYHVHFERLDTWERLGRGLLGKSVGLALGGGGAKGFAHLGVLRALEENKIPIDMVSGTSAGSIFAALLAMGESSKGSEEKAKAFWISKDLLNEYTVPVLSLTTGKKYTEAIRQFFGSIQIEDLWIPYYAIATNLSHSEITVFDKGDLWKAIRASTSIPGVVPPFVDEGVVYVDGGVLDNVPGIALKEQGAGNVISVDVFGDIYPDQDRELSSYFDKSNPGVMANPFTQITNLINFNEILRPKFPPIGDIIIRSILASSRDRIRQTEKISELFLQIPTNNFGLLDWLSYERLIELGYISSINKINSNKEKFLNPTLQ; the protein is encoded by the coding sequence GTGAAACGAATCCGGTTACCAAAAAATCCAAGTCTAGCGCAGTATCTGACTTTGGCTGACCTATTTAAAAATTTACCTCATACAGTTCTTAGGGAAATGAAGGACAATACAGTTAGGGAGTTTTTAGCAGGTGGTGAGGTATTATTCGAAGAAAATTCGGAAGGAAACGATTTATATATTTTAGCAGCCGGCAAACTTCGTTTCGAAAAACGGGGAGCAGATGGTTCGATTCGTGATGTTGGAGAATTCAAAAGGCTTGATATCATTGGAGAACTTAGTTTATTCACGGGAGAAAAACGGTCGGCCACAGTAAAAGCAATACGAGATTCGGAACTCATTCGAGTACCGCGAGATGTGGCTTTGTCAATTTTACTTAAATATCCCGAAAGTCTTTTGCAAATCACAAAAATCATCGCAGACCGATTGGCAAATGCCAAAAAAGAAAGTAAAGGTTTTGTTTCTCTTCCCCGCACTTATTCAATTTTATCTGCACTTCCTAAAAATGTTTTGGATGAAATCATTCACAATCTTGGCCTTGTGTTTCTTCGGTATGGATCGTTTTGCGTAGTGGATGAAACTGTATTTTTAGATAGAACAAGCGAATTACAGGCATTAGATGAAAAAGACAGGGAACCTTGGATCATTCGATTTTTCTCTCAAATGGAAGCAGAATATGATTTTGTTTTTTATTTATTAGAGGACAAAACAGAATTTTCAACTTGGGCAGAGAGAGCCCTAAGACAGTCCGATTCCATTTTATTTATTAAAGAAGCAACCGCAGATCCCAACTGCATTAAGTTAGAATCTTTATTAGATAAAAAACAAATCAAAGATAGAAACCAAATACTAGTGCTTCTCCAACCAAACCCAGTGGATGTTGTACCAGGTACTATCAAACATTTACAAAAAAGAAAATTTCAAAGCCATTATCATGTACATTTTGAACGGTTGGATACATGGGAACGATTGGGAAGAGGATTACTTGGAAAATCCGTAGGTCTAGCCCTTGGTGGTGGTGGTGCCAAAGGGTTTGCCCATTTAGGGGTTTTGCGAGCTTTGGAAGAAAACAAAATTCCCATTGATATGGTTTCTGGAACTAGTGCGGGTTCCATTTTTGCTGCATTACTCGCTATGGGTGAATCTAGCAAAGGAAGTGAAGAGAAAGCCAAAGCATTTTGGATCTCCAAAGACTTGTTAAATGAATATACGGTTCCTGTGTTATCTCTTACCACAGGAAAAAAATACACAGAAGCCATCAGGCAATTTTTTGGATCTATCCAAATTGAGGATTTATGGATTCCTTATTATGCCATTGCCACTAATTTATCACATTCTGAAATCACTGTATTTGATAAAGGGGATTTATGGAAGGCGATTCGAGCGAGCACATCCATTCCAGGAGTAGTGCCGCCCTTTGTGGACGAAGGAGTAGTTTATGTGGATGGAGGGGTTCTTGACAATGTGCCAGGAATTGCCCTGAAAGAACAAGGGGCAGGCAATGTTATTTCCGTAGATGTGTTTGGTGATATTTATCCTGATCAAGACAGAGAATTGTCTTCTTATTTTGACAAATCTAATCCGGGAGTCATGGCAAACCCATTCACACAAATCACAAACCTAATCAACTTTAATGAAATCCTCAGGCCTAAGTTTCCACCTATTGGCGACATCATCATTAGGTCGATCCTTGCTTCCAGCAGGGATAGGATCAGACAAACAGAAAAAATATCTGAATTGTTTTTACAAATTCCTACTAATAATTTTGGGTTATTGGATTGGTTATCTTATGAACGACTCATTGAACTCGGATATATTTCTTCTATCAATAAAATCAATAGTAACAAAGAGAAATTTCTAAATCCTACTTTACAATAG
- the ruvA gene encoding Holliday junction branch migration protein RuvA, with amino-acid sequence MIASLRGKLIQLEMDHLVLDVAGVGYEIHIPFPLHLECKDKMKEEIFLHIFHSITDRGQRLFGFSTRKDRELFQLIKSLHGIGELTALKILSFFQADDLYKIAKEDDRKTLEKIPKVKGKTSEKILFEIKQNLKKLETFLSDESEKPDQENRETDLATLALIQLGFDEKTATKQVSDAKKTNPVATASEIVKQVITGSR; translated from the coding sequence ATGATTGCAAGTTTACGTGGAAAATTAATTCAATTGGAAATGGACCACCTAGTCCTAGATGTAGCAGGTGTCGGATACGAAATCCATATTCCTTTTCCCTTACACTTAGAATGTAAGGATAAAATGAAAGAAGAGATTTTTTTACATATCTTTCATTCCATCACAGACCGAGGACAACGTTTATTTGGATTTTCCACAAGAAAAGACCGCGAACTTTTCCAACTTATTAAATCTTTGCATGGAATTGGAGAACTTACGGCACTTAAAATTTTATCTTTTTTCCAGGCTGACGATTTGTATAAAATCGCAAAAGAAGATGATAGAAAAACTTTGGAAAAAATTCCCAAAGTCAAAGGCAAAACGTCTGAAAAAATTCTTTTTGAAATCAAACAAAACTTAAAAAAACTAGAAACTTTTTTAAGTGATGAATCGGAAAAACCAGACCAAGAAAATAGAGAAACGGATTTGGCAACTCTTGCCCTCATCCAATTAGGATTTGATGAAAAAACTGCCACAAAACAAGTGTCTGACGCAAAAAAAACAAATCCCGTTGCTACTGCTTCGGAAATTGTCAAACAAGTGATTACAGGAAGTCGCTAA
- a CDS encoding restriction endonuclease gives MAFFIFVGAAVIMLGFLLTFIVGQRRDSYAKALSLATLGNFLDARALVREKLEEDHQNPYGHYVMAKIYAMENDPLNEAKHLEIIKKNNRYTKEIDSVTVSNRIADIYYNKDFFEEAFFHYLDTIHVDRSNPVACLRLGFMALGQKEFKIAEHFFSRIPEEKVNLSAYFIARGVISGVTGGGKEREYFEKAYKLEKSPVSGFLYALSLSRENKHKDAVKTAVAISEQIEDEFVRFTLFQFLMTEAILMQNFPEALKYGRLCMEMARLNAWPSEIIETSIHFAMITIYMGRLDDASEYLIEAEVERLDDPDVVALANLKYRLERGTGTVESLTHEYDLTRELNLLSVNLFPNSRYFELSGMRSSKPFNIKGMVDDSGKKLTSKLDMLGLDKFEKFISLPGTNFKNQATRMIMSMGFRVTKEISNPEADGVNLLASSKEDVNKRALFRVRKWKDAKVSDVFLREMTNQMEEVGATKGYVIGNFDVTEAGKKIIAASNGALEMYSGDLFEDLLNKTM, from the coding sequence TTGGCATTTTTTATCTTTGTGGGAGCAGCAGTGATTATGCTCGGGTTTCTCTTGACCTTCATTGTCGGTCAGAGACGAGATAGTTATGCCAAGGCCTTGAGTCTTGCCACTCTCGGGAATTTTTTAGATGCTAGAGCTCTTGTTCGGGAAAAACTCGAAGAAGACCACCAAAACCCCTATGGTCACTACGTCATGGCAAAGATTTATGCTATGGAGAACGACCCCTTAAACGAAGCCAAACACCTTGAAATCATCAAAAAGAACAACCGGTATACAAAAGAAATCGATTCGGTAACGGTTTCTAACCGCATTGCAGACATATATTATAATAAAGATTTTTTTGAAGAGGCCTTTTTTCATTATTTAGACACCATCCATGTGGACAGGTCTAATCCTGTGGCCTGCCTGCGTTTGGGATTTATGGCTCTCGGACAAAAGGAATTTAAAATTGCTGAACATTTTTTTTCCAGGATCCCTGAAGAAAAAGTAAACCTTTCCGCATACTTTATAGCACGAGGAGTGATCTCTGGTGTGACGGGTGGGGGAAAGGAAAGAGAATATTTTGAAAAGGCGTACAAACTAGAAAAATCTCCTGTTTCTGGATTTTTATATGCACTTTCATTATCTCGGGAGAACAAACACAAAGATGCTGTAAAAACTGCTGTTGCCATCAGCGAACAGATCGAAGACGAGTTTGTTCGGTTTACTCTCTTTCAGTTTTTAATGACAGAAGCAATCCTTATGCAGAACTTTCCAGAGGCCTTAAAGTATGGGCGCCTCTGTATGGAAATGGCAAGACTCAATGCCTGGCCCAGTGAAATTATAGAAACTAGCATCCATTTTGCGATGATTACCATTTATATGGGCAGGCTTGATGATGCTTCTGAATATTTAATTGAAGCAGAAGTAGAAAGGTTAGATGACCCTGATGTAGTGGCTCTTGCCAATTTAAAATATAGATTGGAGCGCGGGACAGGTACGGTTGAATCCTTAACTCATGAATACGACCTAACTCGTGAACTTAATTTATTATCCGTGAACTTGTTTCCTAACTCTCGTTATTTTGAGTTAAGTGGAATGCGTTCTTCCAAACCTTTTAATATCAAAGGGATGGTAGACGATAGTGGAAAAAAACTAACTTCTAAACTTGATATGTTGGGTTTGGATAAATTTGAAAAATTCATTAGCCTTCCTGGAACTAATTTTAAAAACCAAGCCACACGAATGATAATGAGTATGGGATTTCGAGTCACAAAAGAAATTTCAAATCCAGAAGCTGATGGTGTGAATTTACTTGCTTCTTCCAAAGAAGATGTAAACAAAAGAGCACTATTTCGTGTTCGTAAATGGAAAGATGCAAAAGTCTCCGATGTATTCCTACGAGAAATGACTAACCAAATGGAAGAGGTAGGTGCCACCAAAGGATATGTGATTGGAAACTTTGATGTTACTGAAGCCGGTAAAAAAATCATAGCGGCCAGTAACGGCGCCCTTGAGATGTATAGCGGAGATTTGTTTGAGGATCTACTCAACAAAACAATGTAA
- a CDS encoding ABC transporter permease, translating to MPNSPTSYFPILVGKKESYVNSVLEVIQLTYISFALRLLFRDRLYSVAYGLVGALVFTFFLLAIRIHFHLYSGVSLTSIVSFDQSPQILFYSTSFALMTLFFFHCLHGLGDIGVMMAIGGNRLGCIWLHSLSLFFLFLPSFLLAIMINIGYMNSPTDFGFTNEIKSIFTCLVLFIALGFLVSVPTIGISSYIDPYKSIRRQK from the coding sequence ATGCCAAATTCGCCTACTTCCTATTTTCCTATTTTAGTTGGTAAAAAAGAGTCTTACGTCAATTCTGTCCTGGAAGTGATACAACTCACCTACATTTCATTTGCGCTACGACTTCTCTTCCGGGATCGACTCTACTCGGTGGCCTATGGCCTCGTCGGAGCCCTGGTTTTTACATTCTTTTTACTCGCTATTAGGATCCACTTCCATTTGTATTCTGGGGTGTCCCTTACTAGTATCGTTTCCTTTGACCAATCTCCGCAGATACTTTTTTATTCCACGAGTTTTGCACTGATGACCCTCTTTTTCTTCCATTGCCTTCATGGACTGGGTGATATTGGAGTGATGATGGCCATTGGAGGAAACAGGTTAGGATGTATTTGGCTACACTCTTTGTCCTTATTTTTCCTATTTTTACCAAGTTTCTTACTGGCTATCATGATTAACATTGGATATATGAATTCGCCTACAGACTTTGGGTTCACAAACGAAATCAAATCCATTTTCACTTGTTTGGTTCTTTTTATTGCCCTAGGTTTTTTGGTTTCAGTTCCCACAATTGGAATCAGTTCGTATATCGATCCATACAAATCGATTCGGAGGCAAAAATAA
- a CDS encoding ABC transporter ATP-binding protein, with protein sequence MLLRVHNLTKRFGKDEAVSSVSFDVNQGDYVAIIGPSGSGKTTLLSMLTGMLSPTEGDILYDQIKLSHISKQELAEIRARDLGLVFQFSELVGNLTIRENILLPGLFTRKFSNADYIRKCDYLIEHLKLGDIQNSIPRTLSGGQIQKAAIARSLINDPAILFADEPSGDLDPENSYLVQLLLAEYNKRNHSIILVTHDMKLAFDAQTVYEMKNGKFAQVIKGE encoded by the coding sequence ATGTTACTCCGTGTCCACAACCTAACCAAACGATTTGGCAAAGACGAAGCCGTAAGTTCGGTCAGTTTCGATGTGAACCAAGGGGACTATGTGGCCATCATTGGACCTTCTGGATCGGGTAAAACCACTTTGTTATCCATGTTAACGGGAATGTTATCTCCCACTGAAGGTGACATTCTTTATGACCAAATCAAACTCTCTCATATTTCCAAACAGGAATTAGCGGAAATTCGAGCCCGTGATCTTGGACTTGTTTTTCAGTTCTCTGAACTTGTAGGAAATCTTACCATCAGAGAAAACATTCTATTACCGGGACTATTCACTCGTAAATTTTCGAATGCAGACTACATTCGAAAATGCGATTATTTGATCGAACATTTAAAGTTAGGTGATATTCAGAATTCCATTCCCCGAACCTTGTCTGGGGGTCAGATCCAAAAAGCAGCTATTGCCCGTTCCCTCATCAACGATCCTGCAATTCTTTTTGCCGATGAACCCTCAGGAGATTTAGATCCTGAAAACAGTTATCTTGTCCAACTCCTCCTTGCAGAATACAACAAAAGAAATCATTCCATCATTCTTGTTACACATGATATGAAGTTAGCATTTGACGCTCAAACGGTTTATGAAATGAAAAATGGAAAGTTTGCGCAGGTGATAAAGGGAGAATGA